In a genomic window of Leisingera caerulea DSM 24564:
- a CDS encoding LysR family transcriptional regulator, producing MSLPHQQRFPWNLDWNLLRTFMVVAEQRGISKAADFLGLKQPTVSAALKRLEQTTGKTLVIRKPNEFTITRSGQALYTECAKIFGSVSQLPSLLDADNTELRGHLSIAITSSVISEHFEDFLSRFSAAHPHVTYSFSVHESDDVETMISQNRASFGICLLSALPQNLDTMVLYREYFGLYCGARHPLFGARTITPEDLEGEPFVAFQTEAEGGPLEAISRLRARMGLANTWRGVSSSLNEIRRMIMANIGIGALPLHVASQDVAAGRIRQLPPYDELPMVNIYLITNPARRQSDAETAFLSACEAEISAIDIRERTYGSDR from the coding sequence ATGAGCCTGCCGCATCAGCAGCGTTTCCCCTGGAACCTGGATTGGAACCTGCTGCGCACTTTCATGGTGGTCGCCGAGCAGCGCGGCATCTCTAAGGCCGCGGATTTTCTAGGGCTGAAACAGCCAACGGTGTCCGCGGCCCTGAAACGCCTTGAACAAACAACCGGCAAGACGCTTGTCATTCGCAAGCCGAATGAGTTCACCATAACCCGCTCGGGACAGGCGCTTTACACGGAATGCGCCAAAATTTTCGGCTCCGTCTCTCAGCTTCCATCTCTGCTTGACGCCGACAATACAGAGCTGCGCGGGCACCTCTCGATAGCCATCACCAGTTCTGTGATCTCTGAGCATTTCGAAGATTTTCTGAGCCGGTTCAGCGCGGCCCATCCGCACGTCACCTATTCCTTCTCTGTGCACGAAAGCGACGATGTCGAGACCATGATATCCCAAAACCGTGCCAGTTTCGGGATATGCCTGCTGTCAGCGCTTCCTCAAAACCTGGACACCATGGTCCTGTACCGGGAATACTTTGGCCTCTATTGCGGCGCACGCCACCCATTATTCGGCGCTCGGACCATCACCCCGGAGGACTTGGAGGGCGAACCGTTTGTAGCTTTTCAAACCGAAGCTGAAGGCGGCCCGCTTGAAGCCATTTCACGCCTGCGTGCCCGCATGGGCTTGGCCAATACCTGGCGCGGCGTGTCCTCAAGCTTGAATGAAATCCGCCGGATGATCATGGCGAATATCGGGATAGGCGCATTGCCCCTTCACGTGGCAAGCCAGGACGTCGCAGCCGGGCGCATCCGCCAGCTGCCGCCCTATGACGAGCTGCCGATGGTGAATATCTACCTGATTACCAACCCGGCGCGCCGCCAATCGGACGCAGAAACAGCGTTTCTGTCCGCTTGCGAGGCCGAAATATCCGCCATCGACATCAGGGAG
- a CDS encoding amino acid ABC transporter permease, which produces MDFELMLKVYPFFLEAAWTTILLSVLTAILGLACGTLGAAARLSRFAVLRLLGAAYVSLFRGTPALIQLFILYFGGPQIGIQLDAFEAGVIGLGINAGAYVTETIRGAIIAIDRGQREAARTLGLSSWQATYKVILPQAARLMVRPLGVNLNMLVKATALVAAISVIELTYTAQRYIGSTYKPFEMFLLAGVLYMIIIYAVGRGVAWLDRKVQIT; this is translated from the coding sequence ATGGACTTTGAATTGATGCTCAAGGTCTATCCGTTTTTTCTGGAGGCGGCCTGGACAACCATTCTGCTGTCGGTGCTGACTGCCATTCTAGGCCTGGCCTGTGGAACGCTGGGCGCTGCTGCCCGTCTGTCGCGTTTTGCGGTTCTGCGGTTGCTTGGTGCCGCCTATGTCAGCCTGTTCCGCGGTACGCCCGCGCTGATCCAGTTATTCATCTTGTATTTCGGCGGCCCGCAAATCGGCATCCAATTGGACGCTTTCGAGGCGGGCGTTATCGGATTGGGCATCAACGCCGGGGCATATGTGACCGAAACGATCCGCGGGGCGATCATCGCAATCGACAGAGGCCAGCGTGAAGCTGCCCGTACCCTGGGGTTGAGCAGCTGGCAGGCGACTTACAAGGTCATCCTGCCGCAAGCTGCGCGGCTGATGGTGCGCCCGCTTGGGGTTAACCTGAATATGCTGGTCAAGGCGACGGCTCTGGTGGCGGCGATCTCGGTCATCGAGCTTACTTACACCGCACAGCGTTATATCGGCTCGACCTACAAACCGTTCGAAATGTTCCTTCTCGCCGGGGTTCTCTACATGATCATCATCTATGCGGTTGGCCGGGGCGTTGCCTGGCTTGACCGCAAAGTTCAAATCACCTGA
- a CDS encoding transporter substrate-binding domain-containing protein, whose amino-acid sequence MTVRRTVLKSAIAAAALAVAGLNTVSAEELGTLKEKGVIRIAMSGAYPPFNFVNDENQVVGFDPAIGTEIAKRMGMEAEIVTTAWDGIIGGLLANKYDAIVGSMTITEERDEVVDFVGPYYSDKRAIFSKPGSGIAGLEDLEGKKVGLTLGETHEDWARDKGYDINTYKGLPELLLELENGRVDAIVNDSIAAILAMKEKGQEFEMFGDPTTEPFGAGIAIREGSPELAAEMQKALDSMMEDGTYLAIAEKWIGADIR is encoded by the coding sequence ATGACTGTCCGCCGAACCGTCCTGAAATCCGCGATTGCCGCAGCTGCCCTTGCAGTGGCCGGATTGAACACTGTTTCTGCAGAAGAGCTTGGCACCTTGAAAGAAAAGGGTGTCATCCGCATCGCAATGTCGGGTGCATACCCTCCGTTCAACTTTGTGAACGACGAAAACCAGGTTGTCGGCTTTGATCCGGCCATCGGCACCGAGATTGCCAAGAGGATGGGGATGGAAGCGGAAATCGTGACCACCGCATGGGATGGCATTATCGGCGGGCTGCTTGCCAACAAATACGATGCAATCGTTGGATCGATGACCATTACCGAGGAGCGCGATGAAGTTGTCGACTTTGTTGGGCCATACTACTCGGACAAGCGCGCCATCTTTTCCAAGCCGGGATCGGGCATTGCCGGGCTGGAGGATCTCGAAGGAAAGAAAGTCGGCCTGACCCTGGGTGAAACCCATGAGGACTGGGCGCGTGACAAGGGCTACGACATCAACACCTACAAAGGCCTGCCTGAGCTTCTGCTGGAGCTGGAAAACGGACGTGTTGACGCCATCGTCAACGACTCCATCGCTGCCATTCTTGCGATGAAGGAGAAGGGGCAGGAGTTCGAAATGTTCGGCGATCCGACGACCGAGCCTTTCGGGGCAGGCATAGCGATCCGTGAGGGTAGCCCGGAACTGGCGGCGGAAATGCAAAAGGCGCTGGATTCCATGATGGAAGACGGCACCTACCTTGCCATCGCCGAGAAGTGGATTGGCGCGGACATCCGCTGA
- a CDS encoding aminotransferase family protein: protein MSDANSCLFYQSRTPRPFLDYGEGIYLFDETGKRYIDGSSGAMVSNIGHSNPRVLAKMKAQMDKATFGYRLHFRTHPSEDLAAKTVAMTPEGLDRVFFVSGGSEAVESAVKLARQYAVTQGQSSRHRVISRFPSYHGCTFGALDLTGYDPLREPFAPMLEGMPKVAAPATYLDRDDLSEEERGLKYAELLRDRILEEGPENVLAFLMEPVGGASTGALVAPDSYYGRVREICDEFGVLLIYDEVMTGAGRTGKFLAAEHWGITPDIVALSKGFGAGYAPLGAIVASARLVEPVLDAGGFLHGFTYAGNPLACSAGLAVLEELEDQGLIGNAAKMGEVLMAGLRALMNRYPFIGDVRGKGLLTAFELVSDRATLAPLPPSLDAHARLVELAYERGLIIYSRRTRGGTAGDHFLIAPPLIVTEAQIGEIMAILQDALDAFANEAGLPIAEAA from the coding sequence GTGAGCGACGCAAACTCCTGCCTGTTCTACCAGTCCCGCACACCGCGCCCGTTTCTGGATTACGGCGAGGGCATCTACCTGTTCGATGAGACTGGTAAACGCTACATCGACGGCTCCTCCGGTGCGATGGTGTCGAACATCGGCCATTCCAATCCGCGCGTTTTGGCCAAGATGAAGGCACAGATGGACAAGGCCACCTTTGGCTACCGCCTGCATTTCCGCACCCATCCATCAGAGGATCTGGCGGCAAAAACCGTCGCCATGACGCCGGAAGGGCTGGACCGGGTGTTTTTCGTGTCCGGCGGTTCGGAAGCGGTTGAAAGCGCTGTGAAATTGGCCCGGCAATACGCGGTCACCCAGGGCCAAAGCAGCCGCCACAGGGTGATTTCACGCTTTCCCTCGTATCACGGCTGCACCTTCGGCGCGCTGGATCTGACAGGGTACGACCCGCTGCGCGAACCGTTTGCACCAATGCTGGAGGGCATGCCCAAGGTGGCGGCGCCCGCGACCTATCTCGACCGCGATGACCTGAGCGAAGAAGAGCGCGGGCTGAAATATGCGGAGCTGCTGCGGGACCGGATCCTGGAAGAAGGGCCGGAAAACGTGCTGGCCTTTCTGATGGAGCCGGTCGGCGGGGCCTCCACCGGGGCCCTGGTCGCGCCGGACAGCTACTATGGCCGTGTCCGCGAAATCTGCGACGAGTTCGGTGTTCTGCTGATCTACGACGAGGTCATGACAGGCGCCGGCCGGACCGGCAAATTCCTGGCTGCCGAGCATTGGGGCATCACCCCGGATATCGTCGCCCTGTCCAAGGGCTTCGGCGCAGGCTACGCGCCCTTGGGGGCGATCGTCGCCAGCGCGCGCCTGGTGGAGCCGGTTCTGGACGCCGGCGGCTTCCTGCATGGCTTCACCTATGCAGGGAATCCGCTTGCCTGTTCCGCCGGGCTTGCCGTTCTGGAAGAGTTGGAAGATCAGGGGCTGATCGGGAACGCTGCCAAGATGGGGGAGGTCCTTATGGCAGGCCTGCGTGCATTGATGAACCGCTATCCCTTTATCGGCGACGTGCGCGGCAAAGGGCTTCTGACGGCCTTCGAGCTTGTCTCGGACCGCGCAACCCTGGCCCCCTTGCCGCCAAGCCTTGATGCTCATGCGCGGCTTGTCGAACTTGCTTATGAGCGCGGCCTGATCATTTATTCCCGGCGCACCCGCGGCGGCACCGCTGGTGACCATTTCCTGATTGCCCCGCCGCTGATTGTCACCGAAGCGCAGATCGGTGAAATCATGGCGATCCTGCAGGACGCTCTGGATGCATTTGCCAACGAGGCGGGACTGCCTATCGCGGAGGCCGCATGA
- a CDS encoding CoA transferase subunit A yields MRLPDKSCTIESAIAGIKDGSTVMVGGFGVPGTPMALIRALAAHGARRLTLIKNDANEPGMGIDHLLQSGQVARLITTHLGLNSHAISLMNEGKIEVEFNAQGILAERIRAGGAGIGAVLSDIGIGTELAAGKQVVEIAGRPHLVETALRADAALIHAGRADTFGNLAYAATARNFNPLMAMASDCVIVEAETLLPPGGLAADAIHTSGVFVDHVAELGELSEEYAVVQR; encoded by the coding sequence ATGAGGCTGCCTGACAAAAGCTGCACAATCGAAAGCGCTATTGCCGGCATCAAGGATGGCAGCACGGTGATGGTGGGCGGCTTTGGTGTGCCCGGCACACCAATGGCGCTGATCAGGGCTCTTGCTGCCCACGGCGCGCGCCGCCTGACGCTCATCAAGAACGACGCGAACGAGCCCGGCATGGGAATCGACCATCTGTTGCAGAGCGGGCAGGTGGCGCGGCTTATCACCACCCATCTGGGGCTGAACAGCCACGCGATTTCGCTGATGAACGAAGGCAAGATCGAGGTCGAATTCAACGCGCAAGGCATTCTTGCCGAACGCATCCGGGCGGGCGGCGCCGGGATCGGCGCGGTGCTGAGCGATATTGGCATCGGCACAGAGCTGGCGGCCGGAAAGCAGGTGGTCGAGATCGCAGGACGGCCCCATTTGGTCGAGACCGCCCTGCGCGCGGACGCGGCGCTGATCCATGCCGGCCGGGCGGATACCTTCGGCAATCTTGCCTATGCCGCGACAGCGCGGAATTTCAATCCGCTGATGGCGATGGCATCCGATTGCGTGATTGTTGAGGCCGAGACCCTTCTTCCGCCGGGGGGGCTGGCGGCGGATGCAATTCATACGTCCGGAGTTTTTGT
- a CDS encoding amino acid ABC transporter ATP-binding protein: MPEQTDFVEIRHAQKSFGPVEVLKDISLTVKRGQIVGIIGSSGSGKSTLLRAINDLDPLTSGEIWLDGVQVNRKLPHRQYEKHINEMRQQVGMVFQHFNLFPHMTARENVTMAPKMLKGLSKQEADKLAEEQLDKVGMLERIDYYPSQLSGGQKQRVAIARALAMKPKLMLFDEATSALDPELVEEVNLVMKRLAEEHMTMIIVTHEMDFAASVCDRVLFMDKGVVVEEGPPEIVLKTPAKERTREFLRKHIEGAK, from the coding sequence ATGCCTGAACAGACAGACTTTGTCGAAATACGACACGCACAGAAATCCTTTGGCCCGGTTGAGGTTCTCAAGGACATCAGCCTGACCGTCAAACGCGGGCAGATCGTTGGCATCATCGGATCGTCAGGGTCCGGAAAATCCACGCTATTGCGGGCGATCAACGACTTGGACCCATTGACCAGCGGCGAAATCTGGCTGGATGGGGTGCAGGTGAACAGGAAGCTGCCCCACCGCCAGTATGAAAAGCACATCAATGAGATGCGCCAGCAGGTTGGCATGGTGTTTCAGCACTTCAACCTGTTTCCGCACATGACCGCGCGCGAAAACGTCACCATGGCGCCGAAAATGCTCAAGGGGCTGTCCAAGCAGGAGGCCGACAAGCTGGCCGAAGAGCAACTGGACAAAGTGGGGATGCTGGAGCGGATCGACTACTACCCCTCGCAGCTGTCCGGCGGGCAAAAACAGCGGGTCGCGATCGCACGGGCGCTGGCCATGAAGCCGAAGCTGATGCTGTTCGACGAAGCAACTTCGGCGCTGGACCCCGAACTTGTGGAAGAGGTGAACCTCGTTATGAAGCGGCTCGCCGAAGAGCATATGACGATGATCATCGTGACCCACGAAATGGATTTTGCAGCCTCGGTCTGCGATCGCGTCCTGTTCATGGACAAAGGCGTCGTTGTTGAAGAAGGCCCGCCGGAGATCGTGCTGAAGACCCCGGCCAAGGAAAGAACACGCGAATTTCTTCGCAAGCATATCGAGGGTGCAAAGTGA
- a CDS encoding amino acid ABC transporter permease — MGLDFSIIPKYLDVILLGCAWTIGITAAAAILSFFGGIVFAVIALFAPWIIRLPFRLIEWVFMGTPLLLQLFLIYFGLVQIGIDLPAFVAGIIGLGLHFAVYNSELIQTAILAVDKGQMEAARTLGLSRGEALRKVVIPQAVRDVIPPIGNNMIALLKDSALVSVIGVSELTLSAQRVIGKTYRPFEFYILAAAFYYVINLCMEWVQRRIERRISISR, encoded by the coding sequence ATGGGCCTCGATTTTTCGATCATTCCCAAATACTTGGATGTGATACTTCTGGGCTGTGCCTGGACCATCGGCATCACCGCCGCTGCTGCGATCCTCAGCTTCTTCGGTGGCATCGTCTTTGCAGTGATTGCGCTCTTTGCACCCTGGATCATCCGCCTGCCTTTCCGCCTGATCGAATGGGTCTTCATGGGGACGCCGCTCCTGCTGCAGCTGTTCCTGATCTACTTTGGCCTGGTGCAGATCGGCATCGACCTGCCGGCGTTCGTGGCGGGGATCATCGGCCTGGGCCTGCACTTTGCGGTTTACAATTCCGAATTGATTCAGACCGCGATCCTTGCCGTGGATAAAGGGCAGATGGAGGCCGCGCGCACCTTGGGGTTGAGCCGTGGTGAAGCCCTGCGCAAGGTGGTGATCCCGCAAGCGGTGCGCGACGTGATCCCGCCGATCGGAAACAACATGATCGCCCTGTTGAAAGACAGCGCCCTGGTGTCGGTGATCGGCGTCAGCGAATTGACGCTTTCGGCGCAGCGGGTGATCGGCAAGACGTACCGCCCGTTCGAATTCTACATCCTGGCTGCCGCGTTCTACTACGTCATCAACCTTTGCATGGAATGGGTGCAGCGCAGGATCGAACGCCGCATCTCCATCTCCCGCTGA